Genomic DNA from Longimicrobium sp.:
CTGCGGACCAAGGCGCTCGCCAGCTTCGCCGTGGCGATGATCGCGATGGTCGCGTCCATGCCGCTGATGGCGGAGGACGCGCACGCGGGGCACGGCGCCACGGTAGACCCGTTCATGCGCTGGGCGATGGCGTGGATGAACCCCGCGCTCTCCAGTGCCCTGCCCTGGCTGTACCAGCTTCCGCGCGGCGTGATCGCGTACGGGCTGCTGGCGTTGACCGTCGGCATCATGGGGTGGGCCGGGCGGCACTTCTACACGCGTGCCTGGGCCGCCTTCCGCCACCACTCGGCCGACATGAACACGCTGATCGCGGTCGGCACGGGGGCGGCGTTCGTCTACTCCCTGGCGGCTACGTTGGCGCCGGGCTTCTTCATCGCCCGGGGCGTGCAGCCCGACGTGTACTACGAGGCGGTGGTCTTCATCATCGCGCTCATCCTGATGGGCAACGCCATGGAGGCGCGCGCCAAGCGGCAGACGTCGTCCGCCCTGCGCGCGCTCGCAAACCTGCAGCCGAAGACGGCGCGCGTCCTTCGCGGCGGCGCCGAGGCCGACGTGCCGGTGGACGAGGTGCTGCACGGCGACCTGGTGCTGGTGCGGCCCGGCGAGCGCATTCCCGTGGACGGCCAGGTGGCGTCCGGGCAGAGCGCCGTGGACGAGTCGATGCTCACCGGCGAGTCTTTGCCGGTGCAGAAGGGCCCGGGCGACCGGGTGATCGGCGGCACCATCAACCGCACGGGCGCGTTCCGCTACACGGCGACGACGCTGGGCGCGGACAGCGTGCTGTCGCAGATCGTCAAGCTGATGCGCGACGCGCAGGGTTCGCGCGCGCCCATCCAGCGGCTGGCGGACCGCATCAGCGCCATCTTCGTTCCCGTGGTCCTGTCCATCGCCATCGCCACCTTCGTGGTCTGGTTCGTGGCGGCTGATGCGGCGCCCGGGGTGCGCGCCTTCGCCGCGGCGGTGGCGGTGCTGATCATCGCCTGCCCCTGCGCCATGGGGCTCGCGGTGCCCACGGCGGTGATGGTGGCGACCGGCAAGGGCGCCGAGGCCGGCGTGCTGATCAAGGGCGGCGAGGCCCTGCAGCGGGCGCGCGACGTCCGCACGGTGGTGCTCGACAAGACGGGAACCGTCACCGAGGGGCGGCCGACCGTCACGGACCTGATGCTGGCGGCCGGATCGCCCGTCGCGAGCGAGGGCGAGCTGCTGCGGCTGGTGGCGTCGGTGGAGGCATCGTCCGAGCACCCGCTGGCCGACGCCATCGTGAATCGGGCGAAGGAGCTGGGGCTGGCGCTGGCGGATGCGGAGAGCTTCGAGTCCGTCACCGGCCGCGGCGCGCTGGGCGTGGTCGATGGGCGCGCGGTGGCCATCGGAAACGCGCTGCTGATGTCGGACTACTCCATCGCAGCCGATCCGCTGCGCGACGATGCGCAACGGCTGGCGGGTGAGGGCAAGACGCCGATGTACGTGGCGGTGGATGGGCGCCTCGCCGGCCTGGTGGCCGTCGCCGATCCCATCAAGCCCTCCTCGCGAGCGGCCATCGCGCGGATGAAGCGGATGGGGCTGGAGGTGGTGATGCTGACGGGCGACAACCGCGCGACCGCCGAGGCCGTCGCAAGGGAGGCGGGGATCGACCGCGTGGTGGCCGAGGTGCTGCCCGAGGGCAAGGTGGCCGAGATCAAGCGGCTGCAGGAGGCCGGACAGGTGGTGGCGATGGTGGGGGACGGCATCAACGACGCCCCCGCGCTGGCCCAGGCCGACGTGGGCATCGCCATCGGCACGGGGACGGACGTGGCGATGGAGGCCAGCGACGTCACCCTGATGCGCGGCGACCTGGGCGGCGTGGCAGCGGCCATCCACCTGTCGCGCCGGACGA
This window encodes:
- a CDS encoding heavy metal translocating P-type ATPase, giving the protein MQGTHEHHTHAGSPPVPAATQAAAGKVTIPVSGMTCAACSGRVQRALEKQPGVQAAAVNLMTKNATVHFDPGATSPQALVDTIRGTGYGASLAHDGQTAFDEQEAQDRAQDEEFRELRTKALASFAVAMIAMVASMPLMAEDAHAGHGATVDPFMRWAMAWMNPALSSALPWLYQLPRGVIAYGLLALTVGIMGWAGRHFYTRAWAAFRHHSADMNTLIAVGTGAAFVYSLAATLAPGFFIARGVQPDVYYEAVVFIIALILMGNAMEARAKRQTSSALRALANLQPKTARVLRGGAEADVPVDEVLHGDLVLVRPGERIPVDGQVASGQSAVDESMLTGESLPVQKGPGDRVIGGTINRTGAFRYTATTLGADSVLSQIVKLMRDAQGSRAPIQRLADRISAIFVPVVLSIAIATFVVWFVAADAAPGVRAFAAAVAVLIIACPCAMGLAVPTAVMVATGKGAEAGVLIKGGEALQRARDVRTVVLDKTGTVTEGRPTVTDLMLAAGSPVASEGELLRLVASVEASSEHPLADAIVNRAKELGLALADAESFESVTGRGALGVVDGRAVAIGNALLMSDYSIAADPLRDDAQRLAGEGKTPMYVAVDGRLAGLVAVADPIKPSSRAAIARMKRMGLEVVMLTGDNRATAEAVAREAGIDRVVAEVLPEGKVAEIKRLQEAGQVVAMVGDGINDAPALAQADVGIAIGTGTDVAMEASDVTLMRGDLGGVAAAIHLSRRTMRTMKQNLFWAFIYNVVGIPIAAGLLFPVWGLLLSPILASAAMAFSSVSVVANSLRLRGVKLA